In one window of Plasmodium berghei ANKA genome assembly, chromosome: 14 DNA:
- a CDS encoding multiple RNA-binding domain-containing protein 1, putative has protein sequence MHLDTDQVNGNVGNIPDEGYSRNDSLVKSKNYKHESMHEKTRVIIKNIPKYMNEIDLKKHFFKMKGKYDFKITDIKIMKRKKIIKNKESYESRKICFIGFISNIDCENFKKSFNNTYIHTSKIIIEDAFSPILSKNSNTFQLNEIKQSEKTNKKDKQNNTVKVIKNDQFINKMTTIKKTKAGMNTTRSHVIFIDKDADLEKVNELNGAENGEKKKKKKKKKKSKNANEKSEAINGGENNNINNMDMEENKLEVEEENALDWLKGISKDKENGKANNKGNPELLESDDTGNENEISSMEKVKPLYSEPEDIDDNDNINTGKLIIFNLPPVDEQDVKSLCERYGPVIDVYIFKNTKKGSKYICLNEKNDQKSREDFFIKLLKENNDNASSGNKKGSTKKMANSNNTKEENKNESENENSKNENNITNIDLTNVKTYAFVSFVFPSSCEKAKNNLNETIYRGKILSVKYAREKIDNSEHLEKNKNNIFIKLSNESKTSYKKILEIQKKRNCQNESIWNILYTDINSNIYNFCKETNCDPQSILNIRDKNIAVNVSLTETFIINKMKEWIRKEGIALEAFEQIYKKENSKPENDENDETDKVIKYKRSDDTIIVKNLSMHTNENDIINLFKKHGILKKISFSPYKNIAILQYEQPENAKKALISNSYIRYKKLPLYLEWAPINLFEQNSKNTEGTIEENENSNDISYQNNAKPYDSESSDEEITHSSIYIKNINFNTKEEDFKKLFEKLDGFITCNIVKSKKVIKQKHKDNKKDKENDKNNDNEGTGDKTEEEHKYISLGYGFAEFKSKELAIEAIKKLTATRLDGHVLELSLSHNRIKKNKQAYKNNEEKQVIKDKKKITKKLLVKNLAFQVTKEELKKLFSAFGNIKNVRIPKNAYNRSRGYGFVEFMSKNECLAAINALQHTHLYGRHLIIDFANDLIFDQNVDEFDKMKESQNNPNQQGKDVITSEQAKRKVIYENEKSEKISESKKRKIIGRLENV, from the coding sequence ATGCATTTAGATACAGATCAAGTAAACGGTAATGTTGGCAATATTCCTGATGAGGGCTATAGTAGAAATGATAGTCTGGTGAAGagtaaaaattataagcATGAATCTATGCATGAAAAAACTCGagttattattaaaaatattccaaAGTATATGAATGAAATTGATTtgaaaaaacatttttttaaaatgaaaggaaaatatgattttaaaataacagatataaaaataatgaaaaggaaaaaaataataaaaaataaagagtCATACGAATCgagaaaaatatgttttatagGTTTCATAAGTAATATAGATtgtgaaaattttaaaaaatcatttaataatacatatattcaTACAAGTAAGATAATCATAGAAGATGCCTTTTCTccaatattatcaaaaaatagtaatacaTTTCAATTgaatgaaataaaacaatctgaaaaaacgaataaaaaagataaacaaaataacacagtaaaagttataaaaaatgatcaatttataaataaaatgacaacaataaaaaaaacaaaagcGGGTATGAATACAACCCGAAGCcatgttatatttatagaCAAGGATGCCGATCTCGAGAAAGTTAACGAATTAAATGGAGCTGAAAatggagaaaaaaaaaaaaaaaaaaaaaaaaaaaaaaaaagcaagAATGCTAACGAAAAAAGTGAAGCCATAAATGGAggtgaaaataataatattaacaatatGGATATGGAAGAGAATAAGCTCGAGGTAGAGGAAGAAAATGCCCTTGATTGGCTAAAAGGTATATCTAAAGATAAAGAAAACGGTAAAGCAAACAATAAAGGAAACCCTGAATTACTTGAAAGTGATGATACAGGAAATGAGAACGAAATAAGTTCCATGGAAAAAGTAAAACCATTATATTCCGAGCCAGAAGATATAGATGacaatgataatataaacacAGGGAaacttataatttttaatctTCCTCCTGTCGATGAACAGGATGTAAAAAGTTTATGTGAACGATATGGTCCAGTAATagatgtatatatatttaaaaatacaaaaaagggaagtaaatatatatgtttgaacgaaaaaaatgatcaAAAATCACGAGAAgacttttttataaaactgTTAAAGGAAAATAACGATAATGCTTCAAgtggaaataaaaagggtagtactaaaaaaatggcAAACTCTAATAATACgaaagaagaaaataaaaatgaaagtgaaaatgaaaatagtaagaacgaaaataatataaccAATATTGATCTCACAAATGTTAAAACGTATGCTTTTGTTAGTTTCGTTTTTCCAAGTTCTTGTgaaaaagcaaaaaataatttaaatgaaactATTTATAGAGGTAAAATATTAAGCGTAAAATATGCTCGTGAGAAAATAGATAATTCTGAgcatttagaaaaaaataaaaataatatatttattaaattatctAATGAATCTAAGacatcatataaaaaaattttggaaattcaaaaaaaaagaaattgcCAAAATGAAAGTATTTGGAATATTTTGTACACAGATATCAATTCAaacatttataatttttgtaaagAAACAAACTGTGATCCTCAATCTATATTAAACATAagagataaaaatatcgCAGTTAATGTCTCATTAACTGAaacttttataattaataaaatgaaagaatGGATAAGAAAGGAGGGAATTGCTTTAGAAGCGTTTGAgcaaatatacaaaaaggAAAATTCCAAACCGGAAAAcgatgaaaatgatgaaactGACAAagtgataaaatataaaagaagcGACGATACAATAattgttaaaaatttatcTATGCAtacaaatgaaaatgatataattaatttatttaagaAGCACggcattttaaaaaaaattagtttTTCTccttataaaaatatagctATATTACAATACGAACAACCGGAAAATGCAAAAAAGGCTCTTATATCAAATTCGTATATacgatataaaaaattgccTTTATATTTGGAATGGGCACCTATCAATTTGTTTGAacaaaatagtaaaaatacTGAAGGAACaatagaagaaaatgaaaattctaatgatatatcatatcaaaataatgcCAAACCATATGATAGCGAATCAAGTGATGAAGAAATTACTCACTCtagtatttatattaagaatataaatttcAACACAAAGGAAGaagattttaaaaaattatttgagaAATTAGATGGATTTATAACATGCAATATTGTAAAGAGCAAAAAAGtgataaaacaaaaacacaaagacaataaaaaagacaaagaaaatgataaaaataatgataatgagGGAACTGGTGATAAAACAGAGGAagaacataaatatatatcattagGATATGGATTTGCGGAATTTAAAAGTAAAGAACTAGCTATTGAagctataaaaaaattaacagcAACTAGATTAGATGGCCATGTTTTAGAATTAAGCTTATCTCATaatagaattaaaaaaaataaacaagcatataaaaataatgaagaaaaacaagtaattaaagataaaaaaaaaatcacaaaaaaattacttGTGAAAAATTTAGCTTTTCAAGTAACTAaagaagaattaaaaaaattattttctgcatttggtaatattaaaaatgttagaATACctaaaaatgcatataatagAAGTAGAGGGTATGGGTTTGTTGAATTTATGTCCAAAAACGAATGTCTTGCTGCCATAAACGCATTACAACATACCCATTTATATGGAAGGCATTTAATTATCGATTTTGCTAATGATTTGATATTTGATCAAAATGTAGACGAGTTTgataaaatgaaagaatCACAAAACAATCCCAACCAACAGGGTAAGGATGTCATAACCTCAGAACAGGCAAAAAGAAAGgtaatatatgaaaatgaaaaatctgaaaaaattagcgaatcaaaaaaaaggaaaattatAGGTAGGCTCgaaaatgtataa